GGGGGCGATCGTTGCTGCTTCGTCGATGTGGTCGGCCCGGACGTTCGACAGCCCGAGGTGCCTGATGAGACCCGCGGCGCGCATGTCCGCCAGCGCGCCGAAGCGTTCCGCGACCGAGTCGCGGCTCGGACGCTTGACGATGCGGAGGTTCACCACGTCCAGGTGGTCGCGGCCCAGGCGGCGGAGGTTCTCCTCCACCTGACTGCGCAGATCCTCCGGCGTACACACCTCGCTGACGCCGTTCGCCTGGTTGGCGGCGAAGCCGACCTTGGTGGTGATGACCAGGTCGTCCGGGTACGGTGCGAGGGCCTCGCGGATCAGGTCGGTCGCGTAGCGGGGCAGGCCGGTGCCGACGCCGAGCGTGCCTCCCGGCGAGACGTAGAACGTGGCGGTGTCGACGTGGTTCACGCCGAGTTCGATCGCCGTGCGCAGCACGCGGATCGCGCGCTCGCGGTCGGGGTCGGCCGTCAATCGCATCGAGCCGAAGCCCATGCGACTGACGGTACGGTCGCCGAGAGTCCAGGTACCCGCGGCGGCCGCGGTGATCTCGCCCAGGGGCATCGGTCGACGTCGTCCCTCCTGTGGGTCGAGCCGTCCG
Above is a genomic segment from Streptosporangiales bacterium containing:
- a CDS encoding aldo/keto reductase, coding for MPLGEITAAAAGTWTLGDRTVSRMGFGSMRLTADPDRERAIRVLRTAIELGVNHVDTATFYVSPGGTLGVGTGLPRYATDLIREALAPYPDDLVITTKVGFAANQANGVSEVCTPEDLRSQVEENLRRLGRDHLDVVNLRIVKRPSRDSVAERFGALADMRAAGLIRHLGLSNVRADHIDEAATIAPVVCVQNNYALDNNRTDDALLHACGERGIAYVPFFALAGANREKGATSDHSEAIRAVAQAHGVSEHQVRLAWTLHQGPHVLAIPGTGDPDHLVQNVAAGALRLTDEELAVLDGTTPPS